A genomic stretch from Gopherus evgoodei ecotype Sinaloan lineage chromosome 18, rGopEvg1_v1.p, whole genome shotgun sequence includes:
- the LOC115637005 gene encoding uncharacterized protein LOC115637005: protein MAEQALGVRGRGARIREKPNKFLSSTQKTTTTHHLSLKGPEKSQTLHSNWEGTSLFKKQTETSLSPYIEKSPSIDDLEESLRKLKVQVDSLASSLSFDPHQDYAIDSSTTVNLSTFNSAWPRVPNGTYAEADIGDSPKPSAESEWFLNPRHLVKPLGEYPALTSLGLPTFSTSPINRVPGLLGSEIASQNYVPSLDLAHTESFPVKLGAPHVIGVRSLLPPKIPVQDRSPERSLSLDRSGTNRSRSFSPAPKRTRWLRSRSQSPRPIWRPNSAKANACAQPPPHFGRSRYSRKKTASTRQSRSRIYKPGALAARSCTPARMNTRGPLSYSWSPYSLPSTAVSSPTAQEINERFLQTLAEGAVGRSLIEMSPYQKELARLRLERLRVEEEWLLELKRQQELERTRGPKPKWYEMKNSQFHYEAHKNNELLKNSQDLQSVYNYRQELASMSKEFQQHLKPAHLHSLWEEL from the exons ATGGCGGAGCAAGCGCTGGGCGTGCGGGGCCGCGGCGCGCGGATCAG agagaAGCCAAACAAATTCCTGAGCAGCACCCAGAAAACTACTACTACTCACCATCTGAGCCTCAAAGGACCGGAAAAGAGCCAGACACTGCACAGCAACTGGGAAGGaacttcattatttaaaaaacaaactg AAACTAGCTTGTCCCCATATATAGAGAAGAGTCCCAGCATTGACGACTTAGAAGAAAGTTTGCGGAAACTTAAAGTTCAGGTGGACAGCTTGGCCTCGAGTCTGAGTTTTGACCCTCATCAAGATTATGCCATAGACTCTAGCACTACAGTCAACTTGAGCACCTTTAATTCTGCATGGCCAAGAGTTCCTAATGGGACCTATGCAGAGGCAGACATCGGAGATTCACCAAAGCCATCTGCAGAGTCTGAGTGGTTTCTGAACCCAAGACATCTAGTCAAACCACTGGGAGAGTATCCAGCGCTAACAAGCTTGGGCCTTCCGACATTCTCCACATCACCCATCAACCGTgtgccagggctcctggggagTGAGATTGCAAGTCAGAACTATGTGCCGTCACTGGATCTTGCACATACAGAGTCTTTCCCAGTGAAGCTTGGTGCTCCTCATGTGATTGGAGTCAGGTCATTGTTGCCCCCTAAAATCCCAGTGCAGGATCGCTCTCCTGAAAGGTCCCTCTCCCTTGATCGTTCTGGAACCAACCGATCCCGTTCATTCTCTCCGGCTCCCAAAAGAACCCGGTGGCTAAGGTCTCGCTCACAGTCACCTAGACCCATCTGGAGACCAAATTCTGCTAAGGCAAATGCCTGTGCCCAGCCTCCACCACACTTTGGCAGGTCTAGGTACAGCAGAAAGAAAACAGCTTCAACCAGACAATCACGATCCAGAATATACAaaccaggagccctggctgctaGGTCCTGTACTCCAGCCAGGATGAATACAAGGGGACCACTGAGCTATTCTTGGAGCCCTTACAGTCTGCCTTCCACTGCTGTATCCTCACCAACAGCTCAGGAGATTAATGAACG GTTTTTGCAGACTCTTGCAGAAGGTGCTGTTGGGAGGTCCCTGATAGAAATGTCCCCGTATCAGAAGGAGCTGGCTCGTCTCAGGCTGGAGCGTCTGCGTGTGGAGGAGGAATGGTTATTAGAACTAAAGAGGCAGCAAGAATTGGAGCGAACTCGGGGTCCAAAACCAAAGTG GTATGAGATGAAAAACTCCCAGTTTCATTATGAAGCCCACAAGAATAATGAGTTGCTGAAGAACAGCCAGGACTTGCAGTCTGTCTATAACTATAGGCAGGAACTGGCATCCATGTCCAAGGAATTCCAGCAGCATTTGAAACCTGCTCACCTGCACTCTCTCTGGGAAGAGCTTTAA